From the genome of Gloeocapsa sp. DLM2.Bin57:
ATTGTATGATGTTTTCCTTAAACCTCAAGATTGGGCTAATTGGAAGGCTTAGGGGTGTTAGGTGTTAAGAATGGGCGAAAAAATAATTAATTCTCCCATTCTACCTTCTTCTTTTCCCTTTTCCCTTCTTTAAGCAATAAAACGTAATCTTTCTGAGTGGTGTCAAGGTCAAATTTAGACAGGATTAGAAGAGATTGCTTACCGCTTTAATCATTTCCTGTATGTTCGTGGTCGATAAAATCTCGTACTTTTTGTTTATAGATCGCCAACATATTATCTACCCAGGTCCGATTTTCGGAGTTAGCGTACAAATGTACTAATGGTTCTCCTCCATCCGGAAGAATCAAGATCCAATTATCGTTTCTCGGGTCAATAATTTTCACACCATCAATTAATCTGATATATTCTGGGGAATGAGTTTCGATAAGGTGGCGCATTAAAGCACCTTTAGCGGTAGAAGGACAACGTATGGTGCAAGAACGATGTGCAACCCGTGGTAACTCATTACGTATTTCAGCTAGCGATCGCTTTTGTACTGCTAACATTTCGATGACTTTAGCTATACTAAACATAGCATCAAAACCTGGATGCAATTGGGGGAAAATAAAGCCCATTTTGGCGCTTCCTCCTAACACCACATTAGGATTACTTTGGGCAGTCTCCATTAAAGCAGCTGGATTAGCTTTAGTACGAATCACTAGACTGTCATGACGACGGGCGATTTGTTCTACAGCGCTAGAAACATCTACAGGTATAACTATAGTGCTGCGGGGATGAGATTTAAGAACAATATTCACCATCAAGGCGTTTAACATTTCTTCACGAATAGGAGCACCTGATTCATCTACTAAGATTAATTGTTCTCCATTGGAAGAGACTTGTGCGCCTAAATTAGCTTTAAGTGCTTCTACTACGTGACCAAGTTGAGAAAGTAAGTTTTCTTTTTCTTCATTAGTGATAGCGCTTTGACGTAAACTAGCGTTAAGTACTACAGCATCACAGCCAAATTTAGTTAATAACTGGGGTAAAATAGCTCCTGAAACCGCATAGACATAGTCAATAACGATTTTTCCACCATTTTGACGAATCGCTTCCACATTGAGATAATTTTCAAAGTTCTCACTATAAGTATTAACTACTTGAGAAGCAGAAGGATAAAACATCTCACCAATATCTTGTACCGCTACTCTTCTGATATCTTCTTTAAAGTAAGCACCCTCTATTTTCTTTTCGATCGCCTTAGAGATATTAATCCCCTGATGGTCAAAAAACTCAATCAACATATAATCAGGTCGATTAGAATCAACTCTGACGTGAATTCCCCCTTCTACTCCTAATTCAGGTAGTAGAGTGCGTGTAATCGGAATGGCTGTAGCTTGTAAATTTTGTACCTTGATTCCTGTGGACATCAACCCTGCGATTAAAGAACGACTAACCATGCGAGATACACTACGCTGATCCCGAGAGACAACTACTTCTGCACCTAATTTAAGAGTCGAACCATAGGAAGCACCTAGTTTAACAGCGAACTCCGGGGTAATATCAATATTAGCTAATCCTGATACCCCTCTTTGTCCAAATAAGTTCCTCTGTGCGGTGTTACCCCAAATTAAGTTTATATTTAAAATAGCTCCTGCTTCAATCCTTTTACTCGGCCAAATTCTCACTCCAGGGTTAATCACTGCTTCTTCTCCTACAACCACCAATGGTCCTAAAACTGATCCTTCCAGAATTTGACAACGACGATCGATACGAGTACCTCTGGCGATCACACAGGCGTTAATCTGAGATTCTTCACCGATAATTACTCCATTCCAAATAATCGGACGTCTTAACTCTGAATCTGCTCCAATAGTGACGTTATCACCA
Proteins encoded in this window:
- a CDS encoding mannose-1-phosphate guanylyltransferase — encoded protein: MRAVLMAGGSGTRLRPLTCDLPKPMVPILNKPIAEHIINLLKKVGIQEIIVTLHYLPDIFQEYFQTGNNFDVEITYSVEEEQPLGTAGCVKKVEELLNDTFLVISGDGVTDFDLKKAIAFHKEKGSLATIVLTRVPNPIEFGVVITNPDGAIVRFLEKPSTSEIFSDTVNTGTYILEPEVLAYLPPEQEKDFSKDLFPILLEEGKPVYGYIAEGYWCDVGHLEAYRQSQYDALQQKVELEFEYEERFPGIWLGNDTYIDRTATIEAPVVIGNNCRIGPRVMISGGTIIGDNVTIGADSELRRPIIWNGVIIGEESQINACVIARGTRIDRRCQILEGSVLGPLVVVGEEAVINPGVRIWPSKRIEAGAILNINLIWGNTAQRNLFGQRGVSGLANIDITPEFAVKLGASYGSTLKLGAEVVVSRDQRSVSRMVSRSLIAGLMSTGIKVQNLQATAIPITRTLLPELGVEGGIHVRVDSNRPDYMLIEFFDHQGINISKAIEKKIEGAYFKEDIRRVAVQDIGEMFYPSASQVVNTYSENFENYLNVEAIRQNGGKIVIDYVYAVSGAILPQLLTKFGCDAVVLNASLRQSAITNEEKENLLSQLGHVVEALKANLGAQVSSNGEQLILVDESGAPIREEMLNALMVNIVLKSHPRSTIVIPVDVSSAVEQIARRHDSLVIRTKANPAALMETAQSNPNVVLGGSAKMGFIFPQLHPGFDAMFSIAKVIEMLAVQKRSLAEIRNELPRVAHRSCTIRCPSTAKGALMRHLIETHSPEYIRLIDGVKIIDPRNDNWILILPDGGEPLVHLYANSENRTWVDNMLAIYKQKVRDFIDHEHTGND